The proteins below are encoded in one region of Phaeodactylum tricornutum CCAP 1055/1 chromosome 3, complete sequence:
- a CDS encoding predicted protein, giving the protein MSPTNTSTLESSVAESKNTSSTQKHLLKHAIMQSEPGILTPASRSDEATEEASNEGLIHAFFTMVPAAGAVMIAMRDPRFVKWTNWQSRTALVVMPTLFMFSFSGESRHLGKMREIANETKHSSETVRWAEDALEHIDAPVMNHRETEEHLLKLYQKSVKDSGVNIVPGDQLGIHHRIANYTAANPIKVLATLALPSVAWIFYGNTGKQHLDFSVKLMHTRVFGQFATISILLGVIGFKEFMDYNGRFITEREANDRVEEMQHVRQALMSRLHADKEQVQAQQQKIKSAHDQDVKNHDVHSKKKKVQKQSETQDATDPVASTV; this is encoded by the exons ATGTCACCCACAAATACTTCCACTCTGGAATCGTCCGTTGCCGAAAGCAAGAACACATCGTCGACCCAGAAGCATTTGCTCAAACACGCAATCATGCAGTCCGAACCCGGCATTTTGACTCCAGCGAGTCGGTCCGACGAGGCCACGGAAGAAGCTAGCAATGAAGGTCTGATACACGCCTTTTTTACGATGGTGCCGGCTGCCGGTGCGGTCATGATTGCCATGCGAGATCCTCGTTTCGTCAAGTGGACTAATTGGCAATCACGAACCGCCTTGGTTGTG ATGCCCACACTCTTCATGTTCTCCTTCAGTGGGGAATCGCGGCATCTCGGCAAAATGCGAGAAATTGCCAATGAAACCAAGCACAGTTCCGAAACGGTCCGCTGGGCCGAAGATGCCCTCGAACATATTGATGCACCCGTTATGAATCATCGAGAAACCGAAGAACACTTGCTCAAATTGTACCAAAAGTCGGTGAAAGATTCCGGCGTGAATATAGTCCCCGGTGATCAGCTTGGTATACATCACCGAATTGCCAATTACACAGCGGCCAATCCGATCAAGGTCCTCGCAACACTGGCCTTGCCCTCCGTGGCGTGGATCTTTTACGGCAACACCGGTAAGCAGCATTTGGACTTTTCCGTCAAATTGATGCACACGCGTGTCTTTGGTCAATTCGCCACTATTTCCATTCTGTTGGGCGTCATCGGATTCAAAGAATTTATGGACTACAACGGACGCTTTATCACCGAACGGGAGGCTAACGATCGTGTGGAAGAGATGCAGCATGTTCGCCAGGCACTCATGAGTCGACTGCACGCGGATAAGGAGCAGGTGCAAGCGCAACAACAGAAAATCAAAAGTGCTCACGATCAGGATGTGAAGAACCACGACGTTCactcgaaaaagaaaaaggtccAGAAGCAGTCTGAAACGCAGGA